The genomic region cttacccctctcgttgtttacctttttagtcgCAAGTGCGGATAAGggtaaaggggttatcgggcattaggtggcccttgatgatgttttgttgaagcttggaagttggcctaacgttttgggtagtttagtcccaaaccatgctcaagtgtcgtctggattataaactatcatttgtagtgggtcaaacttgtattgaacttaattaatggccttcgtgccttttgtaaacatttaaattgttgtacgtttaaatgaactttgtggaatggtttacacgtttaattggcgtgtaaatgtgtattatttaaaaaaaattaattaaaattatcgtatggaatacgggttgggttgtttcaagtagtTTGTTCTTAAATatagaaaagcaaaaaaaaaaatttgacgtggaaaaatcattgaatttaataaatagttgttaagtatttaacggaaaaaGTCCAGTTATTACACCTCATGACATATCATTGACTTCAAGACGTgatgtaacatcttcctacattacattgATTTCGACCGACAACAATGCGGTGTTTGGTACAGTTGGAAGGATTGATATAACCAAGAGCGGCATAGTCGCACAAACgtcccatgatactttaatcatggaggtggatagcttgctaaTGCAGACTGAAACTTCAGTGACCAGTCATCCTCAACATCCACCGAGGTTAAACATGGACCTACCAATACCGGTGAGGTCCCCAAATTCGGAAACAGTTTTggtttcagaaaacttgtctagtataacaactagcatgcctgatttatacctgtctagtataacaactagcttgatttttacaaaaccaaaaacAGTTTATGAAGATCCTGTTTTCCCTGAGGATCAAACTTTTACCTTAATCTCTTTGTATCTTCTTAGCAGGAACACGTTCCCTCTCTAGCGGTAAACATATGTTCTCTCTCTGCTATTTTGCGATGAACACGGGATGCATATTCGTGCTACGCATGCTGAACACGGTACAACATATTCATCATGCGGGTAGAATGATATACGAGTCAACAACAAACCGATCACGATCATGAAAAAGTCGACTCAACATTTGAGGGGAAACAAAAGATGTCTACACAAGATCATATCAAGCTACTCTCAATTCATaaagatggtcgaaagtcaaaAATCAAGACCTCATCGTCCAAACTAAAGAAGAAGACAAAATAAATCAATCATAACACTCCCAGATCAGTTCATCCTATGTGAAAAAGTTCATGTTCAAAGCTGATAGCATCAAAAGCTTCATAGCTACAAACCGAAATCAAAGCCCAGAAGAAGGCCGCACAAGAAACTGCAAGCGAATGATCAAGAGAGGGTTACATCTGTTGAAAACCCCATGCAAAGGACTAATGGTTGAAAATCAAAGGAGAGACTGTTTACAAAGGGAAAATTTGTTGACAATCAACACTGTTTTGAAAACCCCatgccaagggggagattgttgacaatgaatattgtctattatatGTGGCATGTCGTTTTACAGTTACTAATGTAAcaggtagtttatttattattgTATTCGTTAGTTTAACGATGGTAAATGTATTTTACCACCCTTGTAACTAAAGGAGGTTGCTAGTATATAAAGCAACCTCCCACCCATTTTACTTTGAGTTGAGTTAATCTAATATTGCAAGTGTTTCCACATATATTCTCTCTACCTTCTCTCTAGTTCACCCTAAATCCACTTACACTAACAAAACCGATCGGCCATAGCTAGAATTGGGACTAACATGATGACCTACTGAATTTAATTCAAGACTTCAAGGTTGGTACTAGCAATCTGGATTCATGGAAATGCAATATTCAAGGAAATGGCATGTTTTCTACTACAACTATTGCTCAGTTAGTCGATGATAAGCTACTGTCTATCCCTACAGCAACTTTCGAAACAGAAAGAAACAAGTTGCTGCCTCAAAAAATTGGCCTGTTCATTTGGCGTGTTCGCTTAAATAGAATTCCGGATCGTTTCGAGTTAGATAAACGCGGTATCGATATTGACTCATTACGCTGCCCCGTGTGTGACAATGGTAACGAAACAATTGATCATATTTTTCTTCGATGTTCATTTGCAAAAGATGTTTGGGATAGAGTATATAAGTGGTGGAATTTGGGTAGTTTTCCTCATAATAATTTGGAAGGGATGTTCAAAGGCTTCAAACACGTCAATAGATCTACCTCCCCTTCAAAGCTTTGGCAAGCTATCGAACGGTATAGTGGTTACATTATTTGGCAAAACCGCAATCAAATCATTTTTAGAAAAAAGAAGAATAATGGTCCAATGGCGCTAAATAAAATTCATATCAAAACGTTCGAATGGATATCATCTGGTTCATCTAAGCTAAAACTAGATTGGAGCCAATGACTCATTAATTCTTCAACGTTCGATGATCATGGTTAATATGGCCTAGAACAAGGATCTTTCATGTTATAGCTCTTTCACCTTAGTTCTTTAGTTGCACTATTGTAATGTATAAGTATGCTCTCGCATGCTGCCATGATGTACAGTTCTTTTTATTAATATACGCTTGCTTTTCCACAAAAAAAAAAAGACTCAATAACCAATCGGGTAATGAGATGCAACGCGACAAGATTGACAGATAGGTTGTTAGTCCGAGGGGTTGTGTTTAGCCGTCTTCGGGTATTGTGTTTTTTTCCAGTTAGTACTTCTTTGCAGTTCAATAaaataaattagttttattaattgggCCCAAGGGTTTTAGTTATTTATTATGGATTATAGGACCGACCCATTAGGGTTTTCGGACAAACAAAACATATCACCGTCACTTCTTCATTGCGGcgtatttgtaacaacccaaaccaacccgcgagcaaaccacgtgaaaaatacaaaataaaaaaaaaattgctgcacagtgaactggcgcggcgcgccaggatggccgcgcggcgcgccattcgggtctgtccggaaagtctcaaaatgtgaaaaagatcgactagttcccgacatttttagacgacaagcttttaaccacacattcaaatatgtaaaactaacacaattcaaacgtaaaataagttttacaaagcggggcccacttcggccattttacgagtttaatacaaaatatgagtttcgaccgccaaaaagtttaagtatcaaactacactacgagcatggcgtttgggattaaactacccaagtctcggtcaaactccaagaactaaacttccaaaaagcatcccctaatcaacaaagctggaatctctattccatgataatgcccttacccttgtccacaaccgaacctataaaaatagtaaacaacgagagggtaagcaaagcttagtgaatgcaataattatacgaatacatatataattatacctacttgcatacacttacacaccaaaccgcaaacacgctagcatacacatttagcttatcgtcacaatagcaagctataaatctccaataccacaagctagcataacaaccgcatatgaatataactcgaataatataatatgcttacaacacaaataaccatggttaaccaatagtacaagggaacggcgctcgcgaaaacgccatcggtgttcacaacatccgttagggcacttatcacctcgcaccactaacccctagggtggcaccttaacacctcggcacatcaccccgagtggcatcttaacacctcgatgcatcactcattaatttacggagtggtgtcttaacacctcgacactacactcctaggtggcatcttaacacctcgatgctacacccgagtggcatcttaacacctcgatgctacactcttcacgtgaaacatggtgtcttagcacctcgacactacacatttcacgctacaacaaatagatacattatatacatacgcatataattattccactcacctcaaagtcttgtgaaaagataccttagcttgcaagacctcaaagtaacgtacctatcatattatacacctcattaaatgcaaactcaagtcggtcaaccaaactctttcaccattctaagccattttgacccaaggtgcaatttcaacccatttgcacccttaaccctaatttgggtcaacacacaccaaaactctaatcattcgtcaagatgggtttaaaacacatttaggtcacaaggctaactcgttttcatacttgctaggccacttaggtcattaaagactcatttgacccatttcaaggtcaacacacccatttgggtcatccatacccaataacacccatttacatattattaaagtgttctagcaactaactaaccaaatttaagactcaaaagtccaattaacacattcaaatcctaggttagtcatcaatgagccttcataacccatattcacccaaaatccccaaaatactaacaaaatgggtctttggttcatcactagcccaaaccctaacccttaaagtaattaaagtaagaaatcgggttttataacttaccaacacaatcaccacgtagctatcgactagagggacgactttataacttgcaccaagacccgattcaacctctttcaccctttaatggagctttctctctcaaggattgcactctctctctagagtttaattggagaagataaggttgttgggaatggagtgaatgaagctccaaaactgatccaaggtattaaattcgggctccaatgtgttttgaccaaaatgccctcaaaatatctattttaaaagaagaggagaatctgtcgcagacagatggcgcggcgcgccacctagccgcgcggcgcgcgacctcccagttcagcatcttttctctttttaattat from Rutidosis leptorrhynchoides isolate AG116_Rl617_1_P2 chromosome 9, CSIRO_AGI_Rlap_v1, whole genome shotgun sequence harbors:
- the LOC139868236 gene encoding uncharacterized protein is translated as MEVDSLLMQTETSVTSHPQHPPRLNMDLPIPVRSPNSETVLVSENLSITNVTDFKVGTSNLDSWKCNIQGNGMFSTTTIAQLVDDKLLSIPTATFETERNKLLPQKIGLFIWRVRLNRIPDRFELDKRGIDIDSLRCPVCDNGNETIDHIFLRCSFAKDVWDRVYKWWNLGSFPHNNLEGMFKGFKHVNRSTSPSKLWQAIERYSGYIIWQNRNQIIFRKKKNNGPMALNKIHIKTFEWISSGSSKLKLDWSQ